From the genome of Segatella hominis, one region includes:
- the mads5 gene encoding methylation-associated defense system restriction endonuclease subunit S MAD5, translating into MKYNVVNTKNVHSTQRFDPSFHLSDAITLREKVENVPFEKVSIADATENVFLGNIFSRIFVKDAEHGIPYLAASDTVLANLDTGRYLSKKQASILSYLMLKKDWIVVTCSGTIGNVTYTNSSFENHIATHDLIRIVPNDEKNLRGYLYAFLASKYGYNQLTQSQFGGVVKHINAEHVRNIKVPCFAEFFQEEVNDLVQEAARLRENASDALEYAIGYFDTLFLMPFKESCLGKVSSKEILTSINKRFEASFHISEGKDIDKYIKEHYEWKSLGEVCSNISRPDIFKRYYVKKGITFLGGADIFLATPDSEKRLSSKKTANIEALMIKEGTILLPRSGTIGNVAWAHAGHAQKLASEDVIRITPNDILRAGYVYAFLASKYGKKLIQRYIFGSVIQHVEPPHLKLIPVPIIDKKVMDDIHDKVMVYSSAMGKAIEYERKAITMVEQEIEKWNKH; encoded by the coding sequence ATGAAATATAATGTTGTAAATACAAAAAACGTACATTCTACTCAAAGATTTGATCCCTCTTTTCATTTAAGTGATGCTATCACTCTTAGAGAAAAAGTTGAAAATGTACCTTTTGAGAAAGTGTCTATTGCGGATGCTACAGAAAATGTATTCCTTGGAAATATTTTTTCCCGCATTTTCGTAAAAGATGCAGAACATGGCATTCCTTATTTAGCAGCATCAGATACGGTATTGGCTAATTTGGACACAGGTAGATACTTGTCTAAAAAACAAGCATCTATTTTGTCGTATCTTATGCTGAAAAAAGATTGGATAGTTGTTACTTGTTCTGGAACTATAGGCAATGTTACATATACAAATTCTTCCTTTGAGAACCATATAGCAACTCACGATTTAATTAGAATTGTACCCAATGACGAAAAAAATCTTCGAGGCTATCTGTATGCTTTTTTAGCATCGAAATATGGATATAACCAACTTACTCAATCTCAGTTTGGCGGTGTAGTCAAACATATCAATGCCGAACATGTACGAAACATCAAAGTACCCTGTTTTGCCGAATTCTTCCAAGAAGAAGTAAATGACTTGGTACAAGAGGCGGCGAGATTAAGAGAGAATGCATCAGATGCGCTTGAATATGCGATTGGCTATTTTGACACATTGTTTCTTATGCCGTTTAAAGAAAGCTGTTTGGGTAAGGTGTCGTCTAAAGAGATTCTGACCTCTATAAATAAAAGATTTGAAGCTTCTTTTCATATATCTGAAGGTAAGGATATTGATAAATATATAAAAGAACATTATGAGTGGAAATCGTTAGGCGAAGTATGTTCAAATATTTCACGCCCAGACATATTCAAAAGATATTATGTTAAAAAAGGTATCACTTTCTTGGGGGGTGCAGACATATTCCTTGCTACTCCTGATAGTGAGAAACGCTTGTCTTCTAAAAAAACAGCAAATATAGAAGCTCTAATGATCAAAGAAGGTACTATACTATTGCCACGCTCTGGTACCATTGGTAATGTCGCTTGGGCGCATGCCGGACATGCTCAGAAGCTTGCTTCTGAGGATGTCATTCGGATAACTCCGAATGACATCCTCAGAGCAGGCTATGTATATGCTTTTCTGGCTTCTAAATATGGTAAGAAACTGATTCAAAGATATATCTTTGGCTCTGTAATACAGCATGTAGAGCCGCCACACCTTAAATTGATTCCTGTACCTATTATAGATAAAAAGGTTATGGATGATATTCATGATAAAGTTATGGTATATAGTTCTGCGATGGGAAAAGCCATAGAATATGAGCGCAAAGCCATCACCATGGTCGAGCAAGAAATAGAGAAGTGGAACAAGCATTAA
- the mads2 gene encoding methylation-associated defense system DNA methyltransferase MAD2, translating into MATVEKNIETSHNNEIVLGENEMVCSLTNRVVKATEKEMTLQSMIAMMTEEYGFASEDMERDYKVKYEDVDTGKNKTQKVDLAIFNAGRAHDEDELIRFIIVAKNAKVKPTDKKAGVEATTENILSTTDCEFACWTNGEDLQYVHAFEDDFGQVTCEAISDFPAEGQTLEDLEKQGERAVPRKPANESLVKTFKRCHDYIYGNEGMKKTAFWELLNLIFCKLYDEKRRFSDAREGNSYRRRFWVGVKEQNTPEGQHAVAERIKGIFEDLKDSHVFKDVFDGSEQITLSDRGLAFVASELAKYSFLDATVDVKGTAYETIVSNTLKQEAGQFFTPRNIIKCMVEMLDPDQNCRVLDPACGSGGFLVMVLDHVRHKIARNFYPELDEMHLEAKLNSAEVDDAVREYAEKMIFGFDFDPDLKKAARMNMVMAGDGHSNIYNINSLDYPFGSKPDVPHIAEAVNESISHSADRDFHFETPATNAQGKFDMVFTNPPFGTKVEVDQEIAARYELSSKAPEVLFIEACYNFLKPGGKMAIVLPDGILGNPNTESVRLWILQHFKLLASVDLPVETFLPQVGVQASLLFLQKKTDAEMLVPIANEDYDVFMAIVEQVGKDRRGVPVYEKDDDGAEILFEHYKKWLTYADNGREVVRQRRERIKHLADDLPKVAKAYKEFKEGKV; encoded by the coding sequence ATGGCAACAGTAGAAAAAAACATAGAGACTTCTCATAATAACGAGATTGTTCTTGGTGAGAATGAAATGGTGTGTTCACTCACTAATCGTGTGGTGAAAGCCACAGAAAAAGAAATGACTTTGCAGTCGATGATTGCAATGATGACGGAAGAATATGGTTTCGCTTCTGAGGATATGGAGCGTGACTATAAGGTGAAGTATGAGGATGTTGATACTGGTAAGAACAAAACTCAAAAAGTGGATTTGGCCATCTTTAATGCTGGTCGTGCCCATGATGAAGATGAGCTAATCCGCTTTATCATTGTAGCAAAAAATGCCAAAGTGAAGCCAACTGATAAAAAGGCCGGTGTTGAGGCTACAACAGAAAATATTCTGAGTACTACAGATTGCGAGTTTGCCTGTTGGACAAACGGTGAAGACCTGCAATATGTACATGCCTTTGAAGATGATTTCGGACAGGTAACCTGTGAGGCCATTTCTGATTTCCCTGCCGAGGGACAGACACTTGAAGACCTTGAAAAACAAGGCGAAAGAGCTGTGCCACGCAAACCTGCCAATGAATCGCTTGTCAAGACCTTTAAGCGTTGTCATGATTATATCTATGGTAACGAGGGTATGAAGAAAACTGCCTTTTGGGAACTTCTCAACCTGATATTCTGCAAGCTCTATGACGAGAAACGTCGCTTCTCTGATGCAAGAGAGGGCAATAGTTATCGCCGTCGTTTTTGGGTGGGTGTGAAAGAACAGAATACTCCAGAAGGTCAGCATGCTGTTGCTGAGCGAATCAAGGGAATCTTCGAGGATTTGAAGGACAGTCATGTCTTTAAGGATGTGTTCGATGGCAGTGAGCAAATTACGCTCTCCGACCGTGGTCTTGCTTTTGTAGCAAGTGAACTGGCAAAGTATTCTTTCCTTGATGCTACGGTTGACGTGAAGGGTACAGCTTATGAAACCATTGTAAGCAACACGCTGAAGCAGGAGGCTGGTCAGTTCTTTACACCTCGTAATATTATCAAATGTATGGTTGAAATGCTTGATCCCGATCAGAATTGTCGTGTGCTCGACCCTGCTTGTGGTTCGGGTGGTTTCCTTGTGATGGTACTCGACCATGTGCGCCACAAGATAGCCCGTAATTTCTATCCGGAATTGGACGAGATGCACCTTGAAGCCAAACTGAACTCTGCTGAAGTGGATGATGCTGTTCGAGAGTATGCCGAGAAGATGATATTCGGTTTCGATTTCGACCCGGACTTGAAGAAGGCTGCACGTATGAATATGGTGATGGCCGGTGACGGACACTCAAATATCTATAACATCAACTCTCTGGATTATCCTTTTGGTAGCAAACCGGATGTTCCTCATATTGCTGAGGCTGTAAATGAAAGTATCAGTCACAGTGCCGACCGTGATTTCCATTTTGAAACTCCTGCAACAAACGCACAGGGCAAGTTTGATATGGTGTTTACGAACCCTCCGTTTGGTACGAAAGTAGAAGTAGATCAGGAGATTGCTGCGCGATATGAATTGAGCAGCAAGGCTCCAGAAGTACTTTTTATTGAGGCATGTTACAACTTCTTGAAGCCTGGCGGCAAAATGGCAATCGTATTGCCTGATGGTATTTTGGGCAATCCAAATACAGAGAGTGTACGTTTGTGGATTCTCCAGCATTTCAAACTCCTGGCAAGTGTGGATTTGCCAGTAGAGACATTCTTGCCACAGGTAGGTGTGCAGGCATCGCTCCTCTTCCTTCAGAAGAAGACGGATGCTGAAATGCTTGTGCCTATTGCAAATGAGGACTATGACGTATTTATGGCAATTGTAGAACAGGTAGGCAAAGATCGTCGTGGCGTTCCTGTATATGAAAAGGACGATGACGGAGCTGAAATTCTGTTTGAACATTATAAAAAATGGCTCACATACGCTGATAACGGACGTGAGGTAGTAAGACAACGTAGAGAACGTATCAAGCACTTGGCGGATGATCTACCGAAGGTGGCGAAGGCATATAAGGAGTTTAAGGAGGGAAAAGTATGA
- a CDS encoding helix-turn-helix transcriptional regulator, with protein sequence MDQKDLNRIKLVLVEKKRTAKWLAGELHKDPATISKWCTNTAQPSLETLFEIAKALQVDVKELINSSTDDAFYIKMPSPIATK encoded by the coding sequence ATGGATCAAAAAGACTTAAATAGGATTAAACTAGTGCTGGTAGAGAAAAAACGTACTGCCAAATGGCTTGCAGGAGAATTACACAAAGATCCTGCAACCATATCTAAGTGGTGTACAAATACAGCACAGCCAAGTTTGGAAACGTTGTTTGAAATAGCGAAGGCTTTACAGGTTGATGTGAAGGAACTGATTAATTCCTCAACAGATGATGCCTTTTATATAAAGATGCCTTCGCCTATTGCGACGAAATGA
- a CDS encoding AAA family ATPase gives MIPGQGRLKKEHKTTPIGGYCVLKTAAIYGANAGGKSNLVKAIAFIKYLVLHGTRPDSLIDYHKFLLSKESQNELSKIEIEFQAGEKNFDYGIEFNNEEIVNEWLYEFTKRSESMIYDRKEGKFTLDGLFKRNKSDESRQYLQFFAQSTPKNQLFLHEVFSRNIKDNVDNIEDLTAVTDWFLNTLKIIFPGTPYKHGVMLQAANDSELQRFYAVLLRYFDTGIDSIKLNDVDIDKLGIPQDLLRDIKTDLLKTKDKDAYGTLSFDDELYLVSAENGLIKTKKLITIHKMMNGDKNDIAMFSLSNESDGTKRLFDYIPLILDLIRGAKVFVVDEIERSLHPSLVYRIFQLFLDTCSQTDSQLIVTSHETTLMTQNLLRKDEIWFMEKSELGESKLVSLEEYKVRFDKELRGSYLEGSFGGIPKFDDKELQSLSNQITNSKSSICQENVKH, from the coding sequence ATGATACCAGGACAAGGAAGACTAAAAAAAGAGCACAAAACTACGCCTATCGGCGGATATTGTGTATTAAAAACTGCAGCCATATATGGAGCGAATGCAGGTGGTAAAAGTAATTTGGTAAAGGCTATCGCTTTTATCAAATACCTAGTACTTCATGGTACCCGACCAGATAGTCTCATTGACTACCATAAGTTTCTATTATCAAAAGAATCTCAAAACGAACTTTCAAAAATAGAAATAGAGTTTCAGGCTGGGGAAAAGAATTTTGATTATGGAATCGAATTCAACAATGAAGAAATCGTCAATGAATGGTTGTATGAATTTACCAAACGTTCCGAGTCTATGATATATGACAGGAAAGAAGGTAAATTTACTTTAGATGGTCTATTCAAACGCAACAAATCAGACGAATCCAGACAATATTTACAGTTCTTTGCACAATCAACTCCAAAAAACCAACTCTTCCTCCACGAGGTGTTCTCAAGGAATATCAAAGACAATGTTGATAATATAGAGGATCTCACAGCTGTTACAGATTGGTTTTTAAATACATTAAAAATAATTTTTCCAGGTACACCATATAAACATGGAGTAATGCTACAGGCTGCAAATGACAGTGAGTTACAACGTTTCTACGCTGTTCTTCTTCGCTATTTCGACACAGGCATAGATAGTATCAAGCTAAATGATGTTGACATTGACAAATTGGGTATTCCCCAAGACTTACTTCGAGATATAAAAACAGACTTATTAAAAACAAAGGACAAAGATGCCTATGGCACCCTTTCGTTTGACGATGAGCTGTACTTGGTGTCAGCAGAAAATGGACTAATCAAGACGAAAAAACTCATCACAATCCATAAAATGATGAATGGTGACAAAAATGATATAGCAATGTTTTCTCTTAGCAACGAAAGTGATGGAACCAAACGTTTGTTTGATTATATTCCACTCATATTAGACTTAATAAGAGGAGCAAAGGTTTTTGTTGTGGATGAAATAGAAAGAAGCCTTCACCCATCATTGGTTTACCGAATTTTTCAACTATTTCTCGACACATGCAGCCAAACCGACAGTCAACTCATCGTTACAAGTCACGAAACGACATTAATGACTCAAAACCTTCTAAGAAAGGATGAAATCTGGTTTATGGAAAAAAGCGAACTAGGTGAGAGCAAATTGGTTTCTTTGGAAGAATATAAAGTTCGATTTGACAAAGAACTTCGTGGTAGCTATTTAGAAGGTTCTTTCGGTGGCATACCAAAGTTTGACGACAAAGAACTTCAATCTCTTTCTAACCAAATTACAAATTCAAAAAGTAGTATATGCCAAGAGAACGTAAAGCATTAA
- a CDS encoding ThiF family adenylyltransferase yields MDKFSDNYSHKISNEVVLKLKEQLHSYESYELLGNSYEIFETPNKCYAINTKVRVDAGSNSLLRTNEPIIIEFSNIEDIELSYINVYPNRKDFPYDKLPHINYAVGEMPPSLCLTRENFLDWYAEHNFDDFFKLISEWYNDAAHGNLIKFKEHDAYEPFRASKTGIILFKKPWEDTVLEKKKHAGSFVYSVKRIIDDCEAYEGTIGSQKYEGDSLGILLYRNCAIICKEWFIQKPKTWGELLHFIKENGFDFNIKNVRQTIERHHLKDIKNVFFQLAFVRPVKVLNKNTRIDYLYFCVKYIDVNTNNTEGIIQEVITYDIATKDLARYISATPNNISNKKILILGCGAIGSKLAYHLYRSGICNLTICDNDIMESHNVCRHALSNWDFRSSKALLVKEQLDSMFYHNNKTVDAITENILTWLPNQNLKEYDLIIEATASTAVFRMLTKVSTKCNVPIARFALSDAGKIGLLYLNYNRKNLLSDYHIQIALESCNNEDIRKWLQDEDKYNYDLIRVGEGCHSNSMILSDDTISTHCGIASNIIRNMFAKPAQENKIYISFANIEYIGQVFTDVIDLENYTSITCENDISWTVRIKSDILTEIRHNTKVAGRNETGGYLMGSIDLKYKMIYVTHNYTPSHLYSNETNLELPISEWKNEYLKVYTSSNKVIDYIGDWHSHPTGTLKMSDTDKYTCKEVLRDEINAKIGICIITNKKKTLAYLLH; encoded by the coding sequence ATGGATAAATTTTCAGACAATTATTCTCACAAGATATCAAATGAAGTTGTTCTTAAATTAAAAGAACAACTTCATTCATATGAATCGTACGAATTACTCGGAAACTCATATGAAATTTTCGAAACGCCAAACAAATGCTACGCTATTAACACTAAAGTTAGAGTTGATGCAGGTTCTAATTCGCTACTGCGAACTAACGAACCTATCATTATAGAATTCTCCAATATTGAAGACATAGAGCTCTCTTACATTAATGTGTATCCTAACAGAAAGGATTTCCCCTATGATAAGCTTCCTCATATAAATTATGCTGTAGGAGAAATGCCTCCTTCCTTATGCCTTACCAGAGAGAATTTTCTTGATTGGTATGCAGAACACAACTTTGATGATTTCTTTAAATTAATTTCAGAATGGTATAATGATGCTGCTCATGGTAATCTTATAAAATTTAAAGAGCATGACGCTTACGAACCATTCAGAGCAAGCAAAACCGGCATAATTCTTTTCAAAAAGCCCTGGGAGGATACTGTTTTAGAAAAGAAAAAACATGCTGGTTCTTTTGTATATTCTGTCAAACGCATTATAGATGATTGTGAAGCATATGAAGGAACTATCGGAAGTCAAAAATACGAAGGAGATAGTCTTGGCATTCTTCTATACAGAAACTGTGCAATTATTTGCAAAGAATGGTTTATACAAAAGCCTAAGACATGGGGAGAATTGTTGCATTTCATTAAAGAAAACGGCTTTGACTTCAATATCAAAAATGTCAGACAAACAATAGAGAGACATCATTTAAAAGACATCAAGAATGTATTTTTCCAGTTAGCATTTGTCAGACCAGTGAAAGTACTTAATAAAAATACGAGAATAGACTATTTGTATTTCTGCGTAAAATATATAGATGTCAACACCAATAATACGGAAGGTATAATCCAGGAGGTTATAACTTATGATATTGCAACAAAAGATCTTGCAAGATACATATCAGCTACCCCAAACAACATATCAAACAAGAAAATTTTAATACTTGGTTGTGGCGCTATAGGTAGCAAACTTGCGTACCACTTATATAGAAGTGGTATCTGTAATCTTACAATTTGCGACAATGACATAATGGAATCACATAATGTTTGTCGACATGCACTTTCCAATTGGGACTTTCGTTCCAGCAAAGCTCTTTTGGTAAAAGAACAGCTTGACTCGATGTTTTACCATAACAACAAAACAGTTGATGCTATAACAGAGAATATCCTCACATGGTTACCCAATCAAAATTTAAAAGAGTACGATTTAATCATTGAGGCTACTGCTTCTACTGCAGTATTTCGAATGCTCACAAAAGTAAGCACAAAGTGTAACGTTCCTATTGCAAGATTTGCATTATCTGATGCAGGAAAAATCGGTTTGTTGTACTTAAATTACAACAGAAAGAACCTGTTATCAGACTATCACATACAGATTGCTTTAGAATCATGTAATAACGAGGACATAAGAAAATGGCTTCAAGATGAAGATAAATATAACTATGATTTAATCAGAGTTGGAGAAGGTTGCCATTCCAATTCTATGATTTTAAGTGATGATACTATTAGTACGCATTGCGGAATCGCTTCTAATATAATACGCAATATGTTTGCCAAACCTGCACAAGAGAATAAAATATACATATCATTTGCAAACATTGAATATATCGGACAAGTCTTCACAGATGTAATAGATCTTGAAAATTATACGAGTATAACATGCGAAAATGATATCTCTTGGACGGTAAGAATAAAATCAGACATTTTAACAGAAATCAGACATAACACCAAAGTTGCAGGAAGAAATGAGACAGGGGGCTATCTAATGGGTTCTATTGACCTAAAATATAAAATGATTTATGTCACCCACAACTATACTCCAAGTCATTTATATTCAAACGAGACAAACTTAGAGTTGCCTATATCTGAATGGAAGAATGAATATTTGAAGGTTTACACTAGTTCTAACAAAGTGATAGACTATATTGGAGATTGGCATAGCCATCCTACAGGAACTCTTAAGATGTCAGACACAGACAAATATACATGTAAAGAAGTCTTAAGAGATGAAATAAATGCAAAAATTGGAATATGCATTATTACAAATAAGAAGAAAACCCTTGCATATTTATTACATTAA
- a CDS encoding transposase, producing MGQHMNPCGQRQTKSDSGYVSVITLYRAQRCEGCPLGSLCKKAKGNRTIYVNHKLNAYKKEAFLLLTSEEGMKHRSQRPIEPEAAFGQMKEDMHYKRFRHFGKDKVYMDIGLFGIGFNLKKHLGIKR from the coding sequence ATGGGACAACACATGAATCCTTGCGGACAACGGCAAACGAAAAGTGACTCTGGCTATGTGTCTGTCATTACATTATATAGAGCGCAGCGATGTGAAGGTTGTCCACTTGGGAGTCTTTGCAAGAAAGCCAAGGGTAACAGAACCATATATGTAAACCATAAGTTGAATGCATATAAAAAGGAAGCATTTTTGCTGTTGACGTCAGAGGAAGGTATGAAGCACAGGAGTCAGAGACCGATAGAGCCAGAAGCTGCGTTTGGACAGATGAAGGAAGACATGCATTACAAGCGATTCAGGCATTTCGGAAAGGACAAGGTTTACATGGACATAGGGTTGTTCGGTATCGGATTCAATTTGAAGAAACATTTGGGGATAAAACGATAA
- a CDS encoding transposase, producing the protein MAKIQIKSETRHELSFFPNSFDDYVPKDSKVRIFMRLKEDAMNNGQTKPAYNLQIAMENQYWTNFALYHNPTDSLTFKPFLDKYRKRHGKQSKCVTADSGYGSEENYEYMEMEEMVGYVKYN; encoded by the coding sequence ATGGCAAAGATACAAATAAAATCTGAAACTCGGCACGAATTGAGTTTTTTTCCTAACTCTTTTGATGATTATGTACCAAAAGACAGCAAAGTGCGTATCTTCATGCGACTCAAGGAAGATGCCATGAACAATGGGCAGACCAAACCTGCTTATAACCTTCAAATTGCGATGGAGAATCAATACTGGACGAACTTCGCCCTTTATCACAATCCAACGGACAGCCTGACATTCAAGCCTTTCTTGGATAAGTACAGAAAAAGACATGGAAAGCAATCCAAGTGCGTCACCGCAGACTCAGGATACGGATCAGAGGAGAACTATGAGTACATGGAGATGGAAGAGATGGTGGGATATGTAAAATACAACTGA
- a CDS encoding HTH domain-containing protein, with product MQNMFRMIGYGENLGSGFPLILNAWNEKHWIKPELLEQPELMQVKLTLHIQNKVASGSLNDPINDPINLTERQKMILQMFSEEKNLSRERLCEETGLSDATAKREIAFLKKREEMLLAQFPDGLGADGFSRMLCLGWKTEKAGKKQAYHK from the coding sequence ATGCAGAACATGTTCCGTATGATAGGCTATGGCGAGAACCTCGGTTCTGGTTTCCCACTCATTCTAAACGCATGGAATGAAAAGCATTGGATAAAGCCTGAGTTATTGGAACAGCCTGAACTTATGCAAGTTAAATTGACTCTGCATATTCAGAACAAGGTTGCATCTGGTTCATTGAATGACCCAATAAATGACCCAATAAACTTGACCGAGAGGCAGAAGATGATTTTGCAGATGTTCTCAGAGGAAAAGAATCTAAGCAGAGAAAGGCTTTGTGAGGAAACTGGATTGTCGGATGCCACCGCAAAGCGTGAAATAGCATTTCTCAAAAAGAGAGAAGAAATGCTTCTCGCCCAGTTTCCTGATGGTTTGGGGGCTGACGGTTTCTCCAGGATGCTGTGCCTCGGCTGGAAGACAGAAAAGGCCGGCAAGAAGCAGGCATATCATAAATAA
- a CDS encoding Lrp/AsnC family transcriptional regulator — protein MATEENLDEIDIKILKLLQQNSRLTVKELAARVNLSPSPTFERQKRLEREGYIQRYGAIVDHHKMGHNVIVLCNIRLKQHTHDLIQQFMDTVQTIDQITECYNTTGDYDFQIKVYARDMKAYQDFMLNTLGNIECIGSLHSIIVIGEIKDSHYIPVAK, from the coding sequence ATGGCTACAGAAGAAAATCTCGACGAAATCGACATCAAGATACTCAAGTTGTTGCAGCAGAACTCTCGACTCACCGTGAAGGAACTTGCCGCAAGAGTCAACCTCTCTCCTTCTCCAACCTTTGAACGGCAGAAGCGGCTGGAACGAGAGGGATACATCCAGCGATATGGAGCCATCGTAGACCATCACAAGATGGGACACAACGTAATCGTGCTCTGTAATATCCGGCTCAAGCAGCACACCCATGATCTGATTCAGCAATTCATGGATACCGTGCAGACCATCGACCAGATAACGGAGTGCTACAACACCACCGGCGATTATGACTTCCAGATCAAGGTATATGCCCGCGATATGAAAGCCTATCAGGACTTCATGCTCAACACGCTGGGAAATATCGAATGCATCGGAAGCCTGCACAGTATCATCGTGATTGGTGAAATCAAGGATTCGCATTATATTCCCGTAGCAAAATAA
- a CDS encoding 5-methyltetrahydropteroyltriglutamate--homocysteine S-methyltransferase, whose amino-acid sequence MSNVRNIHFEAVGSYLRPAELKEARAKFADGQISATDLRAVEDRLITEVIRQQKAHRLPYITDGEFRRSYWHLDFMWGFNGVEHIELEHGYQFHGEETTKGSIQLTGKITGENHPFIKDFLFVKQFEELDAKGEYIFEAKQTVPAPAQFLAELFRGKNAENTRKFYPNTTQLIEDITQAYRTFFQEIYAAGCRTVQLDDCTWGMIVDSDYWKAKVGTGFTLEQEALQYLKVNNLAIEGKPEGLTINTHVCRGNYHSCYATKGAYDAVAPYLFAHEDVDTFYLEYDDERSGGFEPLKYVTDGKKVVLGLVTSKSPVLEDKATVIARIHEAAKYIPLDRLSLSPQCGFASCEIGNKLTDAEQWAKIDLVREISEEVWSSSFADAE is encoded by the coding sequence ATGAGTAACGTAAGAAATATACATTTTGAGGCAGTGGGCAGCTATTTGCGCCCTGCAGAGTTGAAGGAAGCAAGAGCTAAGTTTGCAGATGGACAGATTTCTGCCACCGACCTCCGCGCCGTAGAAGACCGTCTGATTACAGAGGTTATCAGGCAGCAGAAGGCGCATCGCCTGCCTTATATCACCGATGGCGAATTCCGTCGCAGCTATTGGCATCTCGACTTTATGTGGGGATTCAATGGCGTGGAGCATATCGAACTGGAGCATGGTTACCAGTTCCATGGCGAGGAAACAACCAAGGGTTCTATCCAACTGACCGGCAAGATTACCGGCGAGAATCATCCTTTTATCAAGGATTTCCTGTTTGTAAAGCAGTTTGAGGAGTTGGATGCCAAGGGCGAGTATATCTTCGAGGCAAAGCAGACGGTTCCTGCTCCTGCACAGTTTCTTGCCGAACTGTTTCGTGGCAAGAATGCCGAGAATACCCGCAAGTTCTATCCTAACACCACCCAGCTGATAGAGGATATTACCCAGGCCTATCGCACCTTCTTCCAGGAAATTTATGCAGCCGGTTGCCGCACCGTTCAGTTAGATGACTGTACCTGGGGAATGATTGTGGATAGTGATTACTGGAAGGCTAAGGTGGGTACAGGGTTTACCCTAGAGCAGGAAGCCCTGCAGTATCTGAAGGTGAACAACCTTGCCATCGAGGGCAAACCTGAGGGGTTGACCATCAACACCCACGTATGCCGTGGCAATTATCATTCCTGCTATGCTACCAAGGGTGCCTACGATGCCGTGGCTCCTTATCTTTTTGCTCATGAGGATGTGGATACCTTCTATCTGGAGTATGACGATGAGCGTTCGGGCGGTTTCGAGCCTTTGAAATATGTGACAGATGGCAAGAAGGTGGTTCTGGGTTTGGTAACCTCAAAATCTCCGGTGTTGGAGGATAAGGCTACGGTTATCGCCAGAATCCACGAAGCTGCCAAGTATATTCCTCTCGATCGTCTCAGTCTCAGTCCTCAATGCGGCTTCGCCTCTTGCGAAATCGGTAATAAACTGACCGATGCTGAGCAATGGGCAAAGATAGATTTGGTTAGAGAGATTTCCGAGGAAGTTTGGAGCTCTTCTTTCGCCGATGCAGAATAA